In Sebaldella termitidis ATCC 33386, one DNA window encodes the following:
- a CDS encoding peptidoglycan recognition protein family protein, protein MKYNEVIKRHLTINKKRTGKKLDFKWITVHNTGNPKSSADNERRWLDNPENTTSTGWHIVVDGKEAIEAVPLDEIAYHAGTGEGNSTSIGIEICDSAGTAAEKQAVELIADLLIRKNWGIDKVRTHKSWSGKICPHLILPRWNQFTKDIEEEIKKQKSLSGADGSSKKEIELFDKSGNLLGKIIL, encoded by the coding sequence ATGAAATATAACGAAGTAATAAAAAGACATCTTACCATTAACAAGAAGAGAACGGGAAAAAAACTAGATTTCAAATGGATCACTGTACATAACACCGGTAACCCGAAAAGCAGTGCCGATAATGAAAGACGCTGGCTTGATAATCCTGAAAACACCACATCTACCGGCTGGCATATTGTGGTAGACGGAAAAGAAGCTATTGAAGCAGTTCCCCTTGATGAAATAGCTTATCATGCCGGAACAGGCGAAGGCAATTCCACAAGCATTGGAATAGAAATATGTGACAGTGCGGGAACTGCCGCTGAAAAACAGGCCGTTGAACTTATCGCGGATCTTTTGATAAGAAAAAACTGGGGAATCGATAAAGTCCGGACACATAAATCTTGGAGCGGGAAAATCTGTCCGCATTTAATCCTTCCCAGATGGAATCAGTTTACCAAAGATATTGAAGAGGAAATAAAAAAACAGAAATCTCTTTCTGGTGCTGACGGCTCTTCTAAAAAAGAGATTGAGCTCTTTGATAAATCAGGAAATTTACTCGGAAAAATTATACTGTAA